The Apium graveolens cultivar Ventura chromosome 6, ASM990537v1, whole genome shotgun sequence genome contains a region encoding:
- the LOC141668338 gene encoding transcription factor HHO6-like — protein MVLNSEEVSFNVRPKIMSDVLGDICNVSDKIDKLDGIVKRLEDEMIKIHAFKRQLPLCVLLINDAIVALKEEVMQCKKTNVEPILEEFIPLKKSCHEVEDKVGADKESEDKKNWMRSVQLWNHSDNHNSELNPKQKEVVEISKESVQEKVAVPTNLFAPCRSVGIEGRAFMPFKGYPAVPLLAKREEVLEESPVPRLSLFIPGTSSPSEGLVSSVLCSKASAGRALSFSNPNAQSILRSSLEPSKQQTGKKRRRCWSQDLHIRFVSALQQLGGSQVATPKQIRELMQVDGLTNDEVKSHLQKYRLHTSKVPAGTTPTPSNRPALALGGLWTCQDQYSESAKQTQSQSGSPQGPLQLTETTEGTSTGRTDSMEDDEDDKSESFCCKTWNPTPIKTDV, from the exons ATGGTTTTGAATTCAGAAGAAGTGAGCTTTAATGTTAGACCCAAGATAATGAGTGATGTTTTGGGTGATATATGTAATGTATCTGATAAAATAGACAAGTTGGATGGTATTGTTAAGAGGTTAGAAGATGAGATGATAAAGATCCATGCTTTTAAACGCCAGCTTCCTCTTTGTGTTCTTCTCATTAATGATG CAATTGTTGCATTGAAGGAGGAGGTTATGCAGTGTAAGAAAACAAATGTTGAACCAATATTGGAAGAATTTATACCATTAAAGAAGAGTTGTCATGAAGTTGAAGATAAAGTTGGAGCGGACAAGGAGAGTGAAGATAAAAAGAATTGGATGAGATCGGTGCAGCTGTGGAATCATTCTGATAATCATAACTCTGAACTTAATCCAAAGCAGAAGGAAGTAGTGGAGATTAGTAAG GAGTCTGTGCAAGAAAAGGTTGCAGTACCAACGAATTTATTTGCACCGTGTAGAAGTGTTGGTATAGAAGGAAGAGCGTTCATGCCATTTAAGGGTTACCCGGCTGTTCCATTGTTGGCCAAAAGGGAGGAGGTTTTGGAGGAGTCACCTGTTCCTAGACTTTCTCTCTTTATTCCGGGAACTAGTAGTCCAAGTGAAGGATTGGTGTCTAGTGTTTTGTGTTCAAAAGCTAGTGCTGGCAGAGCTTTATCTTTTTCTAATCCTAATGCTCAATCTATACTGAGAAGTAGTTTAGAGCCATCAAAGCAGCAAACTGGTAAGAAACGAAGACGGTGCTGGTCCCAGGACTTGCACATACGGTTCGTCAGTGCCCTGCAACAGCTTGGAGGTTCTCAAG TAGCAACTCCAAAGCAGATTAGAGAGCTTATGCAGGTTGATGGTCTTACAAATGACGAAGTCAAGAGTCATTTGCAA AAATACCGGCTTCACACTAGTAAAGTACCAGCTGGTACAACCCCCACCCCTTCAAATAGACCGGCACTTGCTCTGGGAGGGCTATGGACGTGCCAAGACCAGTACAGTGAATCCGCAAAGCAGACACAGTCGCAGTCTGGTTCCCCGCAGGGCCCTCTTCAGTTAACTGAAACCACTGAAGGAACTTCAACTGGAAGAACCGATAGCATGGAGGATGATGAAGATGATAAATCTGAGAGCTTTTGCTGTAAAACATGGAATCCCACTCCCATCAAAACTGATGTATAA
- the LOC141667628 gene encoding la-related protein 6C, with amino-acid sequence MSQAYPTEKIKENPDQIENVNVKMKEITCSSSSSSSNASVPFKFNVQAPEFVPSSFNNNTTNTTAQMPVSGYFYPCFHYISGNDAGAADWLYVGNQDSLQLVSSPSSVITNYSKDVLTPELKQKIIKQAEYQFSAMSLLANESLMKQINKDPEGYVPISFIASTKKIKSLVSNSQLVAQALRSSSKLVVSSDGKKVKRKHPFTEKDKEDLQSRTIVVENLPDDHSHQNLEKIFNVVGSVKTIRICHPPDASSPRPKGNIIISNKLHALVEYETPELAERAVDKLNDERNWRKGLRVTMLLRRSPKSVLKSRRSEFDGYFDDDCDDDDTPGQGSSENSPQPTNSESAADNLAEESSSSAKKGWARGRGKSRLRTQNHSGRGSLLSSPTSSSNFPQCEGSSTKQITKGPRMPDGTRGFTMGRGKPICSSGPAKE; translated from the exons ATGTCTCAAGCTTACCCTACAGAAAAGATTAAAGAAAACCCAGATCAAATTGAGAATGTTAATGTTAAAATGAAGGAGATTACATGTAGTAGCAGTAGTAGTAGCAGTAATGCAAGTGTTCCTTTTAAATTCAATGTCCAAGCTCCAGAATTTGTGCCAAGTTCATTTAATAATAATACTACTAATACTACTGCACAGATGCCTGTTTCTGGATATTTTTATCCATGTTTTCATTATATTTCTGGAAATGATGCTGGTGCTGCTGATTGGCTTTATGTTGGTAATCAAGATTCTCTTCAATTGGTTTCGTCTCCGTCTTCGGTTATTACAAACTATTCCAAAGATGTCCTCACACCTGAACTCAAGCAAAAAATCATCAAACAG GCAGAATACCAATTCAGTGCCATGAGCTTGCTAGCGAATGAGTCCTTGATGAAACAAATCAATAAGGACCCTGAAGGCTATG TTCCAATATCTTTTATTGCATCTACAAAGAAGATCAAGTCCCTCGTCAGTAATAGCCAACTAGTTGCACAAGCATTACGATCCTCTTCAAAGCTT GTTGTAAGCAGTGATGGAAAAAAGGTGAAGCGAAAACACCCTTTTACTGAAAAAGATAAAGAGGACTTGCAG TCGCGTACCATTGTTGTAGAGAATTTACCCGATGATCACTCTCATCAGAATCTCGAGAAAATTTTCAATGTGGTTGGAAG TGTGAAAACCATTCGAATCTGCCATCCTCCAGATGCCAGTTCTCCTCGTCCGAAAGGAAATATTATTATCAGTAACAAG CTTCATGCGCTGGTGGAATACGAGACCCCTGAATTAGCAGAGAGAGCA GTTGACAAGTTAAATGATGAAAGGAACTGGAGAAAGGGTCTCAGAGTAACAATGCTACTCAGACGCTCA CCAAAATCTGTGTTGAAGAGCAGAAGGTCAGAATTTGATGGCTATTTCGACGATGATTGTGATGATGACGACACACCAGGGCAAGGAAGTTCAGAAAATTCTCCTCAACCTACTAACTCAGAATCTGCTGCTGACAATCTT GCTGAAGAGAGTTCATCATCAGCGAAGAAAGGATGGGCTCGTGGGCGCGGTAAATCACGGCTACGGACTCAAAATCACAGTGGACGTGGTTCACTTTTGTCATCTCCAACATCATCATCCAACTTCCCACAGTGCGAAGGATCATCAACCAAACAAATCACGAAAGGACCAAGAATGCCCGATGGAACTAGGGGATTTACCATGGGACGTGGGAAGCCAATCTGTTCTTCAGGTCCAGCGAAGGAGTAG